The stretch of DNA ACTCCGCCCGTTGCCGGAAAAATGGCATGGACTCACCGATGTCGAAACCCGATACCGCCAACGCTACGTCGATCTCATTGCCAATCCTCAGGTGCACCAGATTTTCGCGCTACGCAGCCGGATCGTCTCCGGGATCCGCGCCTTTCTGACCGAACGCGGCTTCCTCGAAGTCGAAACACCGATGATGCATCCGATTCCCGGCGGCGCCGCCGCGAAACCCTTCGTCACGCATCACAACGCCCTGGGTGCCGAGCTGTATCTTCGCATCGCCCCGGAACTGTACCTGAAGCGACTGATCGTCGGCGGCTTCCCACGCGTGTTTGAAATCAACCGGAACTTCCGAAACGAAGGCATTTCAACGATTCACAATCCCGAGTTCACCATGTTGGAGTTCTACGTCTCCTATGCCGACTATCACGATCTGATCGTGCTGACCGAGGAACTCTTCGGTCGGTTGGCGCAGGACATTCTCGGCAGCACCACCATCGACTATCAAGGCACCGCGATCAATCTGGGATCGCCCTGGCGTCGATGGTCATATTACCAATCGATTCTGGAAGTGAATGACCTGCCGCCGTCTGTCCTCACGAATCGAGACGAGGCCCTCGCGGCGGCCTCACGCCTGGGCGTCGAGGTGTCTCCCAAGGAATCCCTGGTGAACATCCTCAACGAGATTTTCGAAGAGACCGTCGAACCGCGCCTCCAGCAGCCGACGTTCATCACCGATTACCCGATCGAAATTTCCCCGCTCGCGCGCAGAAAAGATTCCGATCCTTCACTGACCGACCGATTTGAGCTCTACATCGCAGGGCGCGAAATCGCCAACGCCTTCTCCGAGTTGAACGATCCGCTCGATCAACGGGAACGGTTTGAAGCCCAGGCGGCCAAACATGCGGCCGGCGACGAAGAAGCCCACCGAGTGGATGAAGACTTCCTGCGCGCACTTGAATACGGCATGCCGCCCACCGCAGGCGAAGGCATCGGCATCGATCGCCTGGTCATGCTCTTCACCAATCAGTCCTCCATCCGGGATGTCGTCCTCTTCCCTCAGTTGAGGCCTGAAAAGTAGACATGGCGCTGCCCTATGAAATCTTCATCGGATTGCGTTACCTGCGCGCAAAGCGACGCAACCGCACCATCTCCTTCAATACCATCGTCTCCATCGCCGGAATTACCCTCGGCGTCGCCGCCCTGATCGGCACGGTCGGAATCATGACCGGGTTCAAGGAAGATGTGCAGGCCAAGATTCTCGGCACCACCGCGCACATCCTCGTGAACGACCGTATGAAAGAATCGATAGTCGACTACGAAGAGCAAGTACAGAAGGTCGTGGGCGTTCCGGATGTCGTCGCGGCCACCCCGTTCATTTTCCGCCAGGTCCTGCTCACCTCTCCGTCTGGCGTCCAAGGCATTATTCTTCGCGGGATCGATCCGACGCGGGAAGGGACCGTTACCGAGCTGGCTCATAACCTCGTCAACGGCGCTCTCGACGATCTCTCCCATCAGAATAAAGTGGTTATTCCCGACAAGGAACGGGAACCGAACGGTCCCGACACGGCCATGCGCCCGGGAATTATTCTCGGGAAAGAGCTCTCGATGCGGCTCAGCGCTTTTCCGGGCGACACGCTGAATGTGGTCTCTCCGGTGGGACCGGTCACCGGCGCCAGCATGACGCCGAAAATCAGGCAGTTCGTCGTCGTCGGGATCTTTCACTCCGGCATGTACGAATACGATTCCTCCCTGGCCTACATCGAACTGGGTGAGGCCCAGAAGTTTTTCAACATGGGCGCCAGTGTGACGGGCATCGAGGTCAAGGTGACCGACGTGTTTCGCGCCGCGGATATCGCCCGCGCGATCGAGCACCATTTGGGATTCGCCTTCTGGGCCCGGGACTGGATGCAGATGAATCGCAACCTGTTCTCGGCCCTCAAACTGGAAAAAACGATGATGTTCCTGCTGCTGGTCTTGATCACCATCGTGGCCTCCTTCAACATCGTCAGCACGCTCACCATGATCGTGACAGAGAAGCAGCGCGAGATCGCCATCCTGAAAGCCATGGGCGCGACGCGTAAAGGCATCATGCGTATTTTCATGCTCAACGGCCTTATTATCGGTTGCTCCGGCGCGGCCATCGGTGTCCCGCTCGGATACACGTTTCTCTGGCTGATCCAGACGTTTTGGACATTCGACCCGACCGTGTATTACATCTCCCGCATTCCGGTCCATGTGCTGGGATCAGATGTGCTGCTCGTTGCGGGGTCGGCAATTTTGATCAGCTTTGTGGCCACGCTGTATCCATCGCTCCAGGCAGCCAAACTCGATCCGGCGGCCGCCCTGCGTTATGAATAACCCGGCGCGCGGAGACGTTCCTGAACATTTCGCCTTGAACATGTCGCAGTACCGTGCATAAATGATTGACGTCGTCGATCTCTACAAATCGTTTCCGATGGGTGGGCGCGAGCTGGTGGTGTTGAACAACATCAACCTGCACATCAAACGCGGCGAACTCATCACCATCATGGGCGCCTCCGGAGCCGGCAAGAGCACCTTGCTGCAAATCCTGGGCACCTTGGATCGCCCGACGAAGGGCACCGTTTCGTTCGACGGCCAAGATCTGTTTCAACTCACGGAGCAGCAACAAGCGGAGTTTCGGAACAGGCGGGTCGGGTTTGTGTTTCAATTCCACCACCTCTTACCTGAATTCTCGGCGCTCGAAAACGCCTGCCTCCCGGCCATGATCCAGAAACGTGACATGGCCGATGTCGTCGGCGAAGCCACCAAACTCCTCAGCGAAGTCGGTTTGGCGGATCGGCTCCACCACAAGCCGGGAGAATTGTCCGGGGGCGAACAGCAACGGGTCTCCGTCGCACGCGCCTTGATGCAGCAGCCGGATCTGGTGCTGGCGGATGAGCCGACAGGCAACCTTGACTCCCACACCGGCGAGGCGCTGTTCGCACTGCTTCGTCAATTGAACCACTCCCGTGGAACGACTTTCGTCATCGTCACCCACAACGACAAACTCTCGTCTCAGGCCGACCGGATCGTCTCCATGCAAGACGGGATGATCGTGTCTTCCTAGCGCATCGCTCGTCGGCCACCTGGAAGCGGTTGCTCATGCGGTCAGAATGAGCGGCCAGGCCGAGCCGGTGTTTTCTTGACGACTTCAGGATCTTTTCGTAGACTGACTCAGCATTGTCACTGAAAGTAGCGTTTGAGCGATTGTATGAAGATATCGTGTACACCATACGTCCGATTCACGGCTCTCTGTCTGACCATCCTCCTGCCGATTCAGGCGGCTGCGGTAGAATTTGTGTTCGTCGGCTCACGTCAAATGGGTATGGGTGGAGCCGGAGTAGCCACCACCTCCGATTCACTGGCCACCTATTGGAACCCTGCCGGCATGGCGATGAGCAAAAAGTTCGATATCCGCTTTCAAGGTGGCGGCCAAGTGGTCGATCGCGGCGATGTGTTTGATTCGCTCAAAGACATCAACAACCTGAACTTGAACGATACCTCGGCCGGGAACATCGCCCGCCTCCAGCAGCAAATCGATCGCCTCAACCGTCCCGGCACCAACCTCACGGCGGCGGCCTCCGGTGGCCTCTATGTCAAAGGGAACTTCGGTGAACATGCGTTGGGGTTCAACGTCTCCGATGTGGCCACTGCCGGCGGATTCCTCCGCAGCCCGGTCGGATTTACGAATAACGGCACCAACCTCAGCGTCAACGGGCAATTCGCCATGAACGGGCTGGAAGTCCGCCAGGCCGCCCTCTCCTATGCCTATGCCTTCATGGATCGAATGTTTTCGATCGGTATCACCGGCAAGCTCATCCAGGGTGCGGCCTATACGGGTGCGACAAACATCCGCGGGGCCAGCGACGATATCAAAGTGTTTGAGGACATCGGACGCGCCAAGATCTCCACGGCCATCGGGATCGACGTGGGCGCGATGTTCCGCCCATCATCCTGGTTGCGGATGGGGATCGTGGCCAAGGACATTAACGCACCCACCTTCGACGCGGCGAACGGAGACAAGTTCAAATTGCTCCCCCAAGTCCGTACCGGCGTGGCGGTGAACCCATACAACTCCCTGACGTTGACGGCAGATGTGGATATTACGAAGAACAATACACTCACCCCCGGCGTCTATAGCCAGGTATTGAGCCTCGGAGCCGAGCAAACCATCTTGTCCGAATTACTCTCCTTCAGGGCCGGCGCGTTTAAGAATATGCAGGACGCGAAGACGCCATTTATTCCGACCGCAGGCTTCGGACTTCGCATCCTAGCCTTGCGCATCGATATCGCCGGCGGGTATGATTTCAGAGACCAGGCGGCCTTGGCATCCGGCTCGGTTGCCTTCACTTTCTAGAGCGACCTTCGCACTGAACCAATCTGCTACACTTGCTGTACGAACCATGACACGATACACAGTTCGGACCATCAGCGTGATGTTGTGCCTTGTGATGACCGGCTTCCTGGCCGGTTGCGGAGGCTTACAAGAAATGTGGGAAGGACCGGCTGCACGCGGGTTCTACCCTAAGACCATGGCTATCCTCCCGATTTCAGGCACCTACGATAGCGCCCGGGAAGACGTGGAAGAGGTGGTGGCGAAGGTGCTGATCAAGAGCCGGCGCGTCGAGAAGGTGGTGCCGCCCGACCAGGTCACCGATACGTTCCAGACCACCAAAGACGCATTCGACGCCCTGGTGACCTACTTTTCACGCATGGAAACGACCGGTCAATCGGACAAGAATTCCGCAATCAAGATCGGGCAGGCACTGGCAGCCGACTCACTGCTGGTGGTCAAGGTGAATGCCTGGGAATACACGAGAGAAGAAGGCGATAACATCGCCCGCGTGGGTCTCAGCATGCGTCTGGTCGACGCCATCAACGGCGCCATTGTCTGGAAGGCGCGGCACCAGATTCAGGAAAGTTACCTCTTCATTCGTCCGGATATGCGAGATCTGGCCACCAAGCTGACGACGGACATGGTCAAGTACATGCCGCCCGAGAAACGGTAACCTTACCCGCCCCGTTTCGAGCCACCCTCCCCGACGGCTCCTCTACGCAGATTGTCGATCGCCAATCCGAACTGATTCGAGAGACTTGCGAGTTCCAGCACATCCCAGTTGCTGAAGGGCTTACCGCTGCGTCGGTTCACCACTTCCAACACACCCACCGCCCGCGTTCCCATGCGAACAGGCACCGAAACTAACGAGGCGACCGACAAGGCAGTCTGCCATCCCTGGCCGGCGACCAAGCGAGCATCCTGTCCCCCCTGTGTGATCAGCACGGCTTGGCCGGTACGATGGACGCCGGTGGCAATCGGCGACTGAAACACCGGCAGTCCGGCTGCGCGCTCCCCGGCAACCGTATATAGAGTCAATGTTCCATCGCCGGCCGTGAGGAACAATGCCCCGGCCTCCGCCTCGACCAAACGCACCGCGGCATCCAGCGCTCGACGTAATTTCTCCTCCTCCGCCAGAGATGAATTCAACAGGTCACTCACCTGCTCCATGTGTTGAATCCGCAGGATTTTCGCCGCATATTTGACGGTCAGTCGAGCATGGTCGAGAGCCACAGCCAGCCAAGGTTCGACGGCCGCCACCACCGCCACTAACTTGCGTGCGGTCAAGCGCGACGACTTCCCGCTCTGTACCATGACGAGACCTTCCATCCGTCCGATCCGATGGAGTCGAAACCCCTGCAGGGCGCCATGCAGCATGCGGCCTTGCTGCTCGGTCTTCGCCAACATCTCCCGCCACTCTGCCGCAACTGAACCATGCACCGTGCCGGCCTCGGCCAAACAGATCATCTCGCGTGTCTGCTCATCACGCATATACACGGCAATCCCCTGCACTTTTGTCAGCTGCGAAAATACCTGAACGAACGCAGCCGACACGCCAATGGGGGAACGGACTTCCCCGTCAGGACCAGACACCGTCTCCAGTAAACGCTGCTGCACAGCGCGAATCACGCGATCCTCACCCATGGCGGCAGGGCCGCGGGCGGCCGCCTTGCGACGAGGCGCGACCGCTGTAGTTTTGGATGTCGTTTTGCGATTGGTTCGACTGACCTTACGACGAGCTACGGCCATGGCATCTCCTCATCTAAAGCGTCACACGTTGAACGGCAGGGAATACTCTCCACTGCCAGGCATGCACTGAATTCGAGCGACAATACGGAGTCAGGAACCGCCATTGTGGTCTACTAGACCAGATGGACAGAACTCCAAGGGACTGATTCCAAAAGATCTTGGCTGAAGGGCTGAAAAGAAGATTGCGGGGGGACAGAGGATTTTCCGACCTAGACCGGCTGCATAGCCTCCTTGAGGGATCGTACGAACGCACCCACTTCCTCAACGAGTCGGCCATCCTGTCCATGCGCTCCAACACGACGTACAATTGCGCTACCCACGATCACACCATCGGCTACCTGCGCGACCCGCGCGGCATCCTCCGGTGTAGCCACGCCGAAGCCAACGGCCACAGGCGTCTTGGTGTATTTTCTGATTTTGGCGACGTTTTCACCCACGCTCGCCATATCGTGTAGTTTAGCCCCAGTGATGCCCGTGATGGAAACATAATAGACAAATCCGCCGGACTCCTTCGCCACGTATGCCCGGCGCGACGCCGTGCTCGTCGGAGCCAACAGGAAAATGAGATGGAGCCCTAGCGCATCGGCCGGGCCACGCAACGGCCCCGCTTCATCGGCCGGCATATCGGGAACGATCAACCCATCCACACCGGCATCCGTGGCGAGACGGCAAAATTCTGCCTCCCCCAACGCATGGATGTTGTTGTAGTAGGCCATCAACACAATCGGGATTTGGGTTGAGATGCGCAGATGCCGTACGGACTCCAGAATTTTCCGCAGTGAGGTACCGCTTTGCAGGCCCCGCTCGGCCGCCTTTTGGATCACCGGCCCATCGGCGATGGGATCGGAAAAGGGCACCCCCAACTCAATCACGTCGGCGCCGGCCCG from Nitrospira sp. encodes:
- a CDS encoding FtsX-like permease family protein gives rise to the protein MALPYEIFIGLRYLRAKRRNRTISFNTIVSIAGITLGVAALIGTVGIMTGFKEDVQAKILGTTAHILVNDRMKESIVDYEEQVQKVVGVPDVVAATPFIFRQVLLTSPSGVQGIILRGIDPTREGTVTELAHNLVNGALDDLSHQNKVVIPDKEREPNGPDTAMRPGIILGKELSMRLSAFPGDTLNVVSPVGPVTGASMTPKIRQFVVVGIFHSGMYEYDSSLAYIELGEAQKFFNMGASVTGIEVKVTDVFRAADIARAIEHHLGFAFWARDWMQMNRNLFSALKLEKTMMFLLLVLITIVASFNIVSTLTMIVTEKQREIAILKAMGATRKGIMRIFMLNGLIIGCSGAAIGVPLGYTFLWLIQTFWTFDPTVYYISRIPVHVLGSDVLLVAGSAILISFVATLYPSLQAAKLDPAAALRYE
- the lysS gene encoding lysine--tRNA ligase — protein: MDELNDQRQQRIKKLDHLRQLGVAPYGTRFEVKDRAGQLTRLHGEKAKDVLEQEHISCTIAGRIVGLRRFGKAAFAVLQDGADRLQVYLKKDTLGDQAHQISEGLDLGDWIGVTGILFRTKTNEFTVEVKTLTFLSKALRPLPEKWHGLTDVETRYRQRYVDLIANPQVHQIFALRSRIVSGIRAFLTERGFLEVETPMMHPIPGGAAAKPFVTHHNALGAELYLRIAPELYLKRLIVGGFPRVFEINRNFRNEGISTIHNPEFTMLEFYVSYADYHDLIVLTEELFGRLAQDILGSTTIDYQGTAINLGSPWRRWSYYQSILEVNDLPPSVLTNRDEALAAASRLGVEVSPKESLVNILNEIFEETVEPRLQQPTFITDYPIEISPLARRKDSDPSLTDRFELYIAGREIANAFSELNDPLDQRERFEAQAAKHAAGDEEAHRVDEDFLRALEYGMPPTAGEGIGIDRLVMLFTNQSSIRDVVLFPQLRPEK
- the trpA gene encoding tryptophan synthase subunit alpha codes for the protein MNRLDHTFSRLKTTGQKALITYLMAGDPSLQETEQLVLELERAGADVIELGVPFSDPIADGPVIQKAAERGLQSGTSLRKILESVRHLRISTQIPIVLMAYYNNIHALGEAEFCRLATDAGVDGLIVPDMPADEAGPLRGPADALGLHLIFLLAPTSTASRRAYVAKESGGFVYYVSITGITGAKLHDMASVGENVAKIRKYTKTPVAVGFGVATPEDAARVAQVADGVIVGSAIVRRVGAHGQDGRLVEEVGAFVRSLKEAMQPV
- a CDS encoding GAF domain-containing protein, with translation MAVARRKVSRTNRKTTSKTTAVAPRRKAAARGPAAMGEDRVIRAVQQRLLETVSGPDGEVRSPIGVSAAFVQVFSQLTKVQGIAVYMRDEQTREMICLAEAGTVHGSVAAEWREMLAKTEQQGRMLHGALQGFRLHRIGRMEGLVMVQSGKSSRLTARKLVAVVAAVEPWLAVALDHARLTVKYAAKILRIQHMEQVSDLLNSSLAEEEKLRRALDAAVRLVEAEAGALFLTAGDGTLTLYTVAGERAAGLPVFQSPIATGVHRTGQAVLITQGGQDARLVAGQGWQTALSVASLVSVPVRMGTRAVGVLEVVNRRSGKPFSNWDVLELASLSNQFGLAIDNLRRGAVGEGGSKRGG
- the traF gene encoding conjugal transfer protein TraF; the protein is MKISCTPYVRFTALCLTILLPIQAAAVEFVFVGSRQMGMGGAGVATTSDSLATYWNPAGMAMSKKFDIRFQGGGQVVDRGDVFDSLKDINNLNLNDTSAGNIARLQQQIDRLNRPGTNLTAAASGGLYVKGNFGEHALGFNVSDVATAGGFLRSPVGFTNNGTNLSVNGQFAMNGLEVRQAALSYAYAFMDRMFSIGITGKLIQGAAYTGATNIRGASDDIKVFEDIGRAKISTAIGIDVGAMFRPSSWLRMGIVAKDINAPTFDAANGDKFKLLPQVRTGVAVNPYNSLTLTADVDITKNNTLTPGVYSQVLSLGAEQTILSELLSFRAGAFKNMQDAKTPFIPTAGFGLRILALRIDIAGGYDFRDQAALASGSVAFTF
- a CDS encoding ABC transporter ATP-binding protein → MIDVVDLYKSFPMGGRELVVLNNINLHIKRGELITIMGASGAGKSTLLQILGTLDRPTKGTVSFDGQDLFQLTEQQQAEFRNRRVGFVFQFHHLLPEFSALENACLPAMIQKRDMADVVGEATKLLSEVGLADRLHHKPGELSGGEQQRVSVARALMQQPDLVLADEPTGNLDSHTGEALFALLRQLNHSRGTTFVIVTHNDKLSSQADRIVSMQDGMIVSS